Proteins from one Athalia rosae chromosome 8, iyAthRosa1.1, whole genome shotgun sequence genomic window:
- the LOC125502160 gene encoding uncharacterized protein LOC125502160 — translation MLGCVLRWDGKILKTSSGKNKERLPVVLSCRQIEKILAIPVLDDGTGQSHADAMFDAINDWGIPDFIKALCCDTTAANLGSNKGAAVSLERLLEKKLLYLPYRHHIFELILRDVFELKIPTTSGPDVPLFKRFRENWVEIDTSQYSTGVEDSYVQDKIQNHIDNINDFIQKQLDSKQPREDYRELLELVQIFISKVPCSQVKFRKPGAFHHAGWMAKAIYTIKIFLFCKQFKMTVKLIRSISDICIFIATVHIKAWFTCPLASEAPNNDLSFLKELIDYQSTDAKISEVALKKFSKHLWYSNPETVAMAFFDERISLNIKNQMVIMLKSIDTNSERTLKRFEIKNIRDVYDWNIASFVSSRSLQFFERFGINTDFLNLNPSEWCQNENYQKGLLLVRSLKVVNDIAKRAVKLIEEYHNI, via the coding sequence ATGCTGGGATGTGTTCTACGCTGGGatggaaaaattctaaaaacttcaagtggaaaaaataaagaacgacTACCAGTTGTATTGAGTTGtcgacaaattgaaaaaatattagcaATCCCAGTACTAGATGATGGTACAGGTCAGTCGCATGCTGATGCAATGTTTGACGCTATCAATGATTGGGGAATTCCTGACTTTATTAAAGCTCTTTGCTGTGATACTACTGCTGCAAATCTAGGATCAAATAAAGGAGCTGCAGTTTCACTTGAACGgttgcttgaaaaaaaactattgtaTTTGCCTTACAGGCATCACATATTTGAACTTATTCTAAGGGATGTTTTTGAACTTAAAATACCTACAACTTCAGGTCCTGATGTACCATTATTTAAGAGATTTCGAGAGAACTGGGTTGAAATTGATACAAGTCAATATTCTACTGGCGTTGAAGACTCGTATGTGCAAgacaaaatacaaaatcatATTGATAACATCAATGACTTTATCCAAAAGCAACTTGATTCTAAACAACCAAGGGAAGACTATAGAGAACTTTTGGAGCTTGTTCAGATATTTATTAGTAAAGTTCCGTGCAGTCAAGTGAAATTTAGAAAACCGGGTGCATTTCACCACGCTGGGTGGATGGCAAAAGCTATCTAtactataaaaatatttttattttgtaaacAATTCAAAATGACGGTGAAATTAATCAGATCAATTTCtgatatttgtatttttattgctACAGTGCATATCAAAGCATGGTTCACTTGTCCTCTAGCATCTGAAGCTCCAAATaatgatttatcatttttaaaagAACTTATTGATTATCAATCGACAGATGCTAAAATATCTGAAGTGGCATTGAAGAAATTTAGCAAGCATTTGTGGTATTCAAATCCAGAAACTGTAGCTATGGCATTTTTTGACGAAAGAATATCACTAAACATTAAGAACCAGATGGTGATTATGTTAAAAAGTATTGACACAAATTCAGAAAGAACTTTGAAAcgtttcgaaattaaaaatattagaGATGTATACGACTGGAACATTGCTTCATTCGTGTCATCAAGATCACTACAGTTTTTTGAACGATTTGGAATAAATacagattttttgaatttgaatccgTCTGAGTGGtgtcaaaatgaaaattaccagAAGGGTTTGCTATTGGTAAGAAGTTTGAAGGTTGTTAATGATATCGCTAAGCGTGCAGTGAAACTTATTGAAGAGTACCACAATATATAA